The nucleotide window GCCGTATAGAGGACAGTGAACAATATTCGAGAAGGGACACTATCGAAATACATGGTGTGCCAGTTGAAAAAGGCGAACAAGTGTTGGAAGTAGTCAAGTCGGTGGGGAAGGCATTAGATCTAACCATTGAAACTTCTATGGTTAGTGCTTGCCACAGGTTACGAAGTAGGGATGGAACTGACAAACCTCCCGGAATAATAGTTAAGATGACTCGACGTATGGACGCTGAATCTCTGCTGCAACGAAGACGTGTGAAGAGGAATTTTTCTACTCACCACATAGGCCTAACAGCAAGCCCTGCTCAGCCTATCTACATAAATGAAAGCCTATGTCCCGGAAGGCGCCGACATCTGAATGCAGCTAGAGTTGTGAAAGGAGAAAAACAATACACATACTTATGGATACGGGGAGGCAAGATCCTTATGAGAAAGCCCGAAAAAGCTCCTGTGAAAGTGATAACTTCTCAAGCAGATCTAGCCAAACTGTGAGCTTAGTTTTATTTTCTCTGTTGTATTGTAAGTTAACTTATTTTTTCACATGTATTATCTTATATAAGTCTGGTAAAGATGTAGGTTTTAGGTTTATTCTGGATTATATAAGGGGTGAATACTGTTTgatgttttgttttctgtattaattaacaaaagtGGGCCTATATATTCTGCTTACTGTGTAGTGGGTAGgcctacatattttttattcctgtttaaagcttgtttttaatatactgaGGCTCCAAAACAAGTGgcttaaagtttttttgtttattttaaaatttttatactgatAATAGCATGTTTACCATAGTTAATCAAAACATTAGAAGTATGAGGcaaaactttaatatctttttaagcGACCTGGAGTCAGCTAGCCTATTCCCtgatatgattattttaacaGAAACGTGGATTAGTAAAGTAGAATTAAATCTATACAAAATAGAAGGTTACAACGCTTTTGCAAAGTGTAATGAGGAGTACAGGGCAGGGGGTACAGTAATTTTTGTCCGAGACTGTTATCAGTGCAGTGGAGTGAGAGAGATAGCTGTTCAGTCAGCTGACATTCTACAGCTGGACGTCAGGGTCAATGACCGGGAAGGATTCACCGTACTAGCTGTCTATCGCTTTCATAGTAAATcacaatttgaatttattaatgatttagatACTATTTTAACATACTTGAATGGTCGTAATATTGTTTATGCTGGGGATATTAATTGCAACATTTTGTGTCAGAACCGtagatattgataattatttaagcCTTTTAGCTAGCAAGGGTAtgattagtttaattaatgaGCCTACTCGCATAAGTGGAAATTCGGCTACTTGTTTGGACCATGTTTTTGTACGGTTCTTAAATAATAGCtccattaattttgaatataaagctAAAGTTTTTCACTATGACATCACGGATCACTCAACAGttgttttttctattaattttatcaagTCTGTTTCAAGAAAGGTTTGCAGAATgctacagtaaaataaacatggATAGGCTTGTGGTGGAACTCAGTACAGTGGATGGGGCTGATGTTTTTACTAAGAATAATGTGTCAGATGCgtttcaatttttcttaaatattttagaatcaaaatTAGAAGCTTCAAAGTCCCAaaggatattaaataaaaaaaatatctaaactaaaacCTCGGGCTACTGACGGATTACTGATAAGGTTACAAAAGAGGAAAAAATATACAGATTGCTAATGAACCATccaaataatgataaattaagaaggtattatattaattttagaaaccgACTAAACTTAGACATAAGAGCTGCCAAAGAATTTTACTATAGATCTCAGTTTAACA belongs to Homalodisca vitripennis isolate AUS2020 unplaced genomic scaffold, UT_GWSS_2.1 ScUCBcl_5450;HRSCAF=12168, whole genome shotgun sequence and includes:
- the LOC124373388 gene encoding uncharacterized protein LOC124373388, with the protein product MADCVKCLKPISKTGKNSVKVDCVECKKPFHGKCVDLTPEDIKYYEDNQSIWRCSPCSKERRKSMAIESRSGSSITYDDIYSLVTDLRKDLKGIETNLGKSINTAFEEIKETKSLVSKQNEEMAALLELVNKLTAENSELKNRVSMLESRIEDSEQYSRRDTIEIHGVPVEKGEQVLEVVKSVGKALDLTIETSMVSACHRLRSRDGTDKPPGIIVKMTRRMDAESLLQRRRVKRNFSTHHIGLTASPAQPIYINESLCPGRRRHLNAARVVKGEKQYTYLWIRGGKILMRKPEKAPVKVITSQADLAKL